A segment of the Prochlorococcus sp. RS04 genome:
TCTCTACTAATACGAATCAAGAAGAGGTTGCTAGAGCAATACAAAGATATGATTTTTTAGCTCTACCAGTCGTTGATAAAGAAAAAAGACTGGTTGGAATAGTAACTGTTGATGATTTAATTGACGTTATAGAACAAGAAGCAACAAGGGACATTTACGCAGCAGGGGCAGTGCAACCAGGAGATGAAGATGATTATTTCCAAAGTAGTTTGTTTACGATTGCGCGAAGAAGAATTTTATGGTTATTAATTTTGGTTTTTGCAAATGGTTTAACGACAAAAGTTATAGCTATGAATGATCAAATATTAAAAGAAATAGTCTTATTAGCTGCATTTATTCCACTACTTATTGGTACTGGGGGAAATGTTGGTGCTCAAAGTTCAACGGTTGTCATTAGAGGTTTAAGTACTCAAAAATTGAAGTCTCTGGGTGCTATTAAGGCAGTTGTTAAGGAAGCAATCACAGGCGCTCTTTTAGGTGTTTTCATGATGCTCGTAGTATTTCCCTTCGCGTGGTGGCAAGGAGAAGGGCCTTTAATCGCCTCTGCGGTCGGAATAAGTTTAATATCCATAACAACTTTAGCTGCTACAACAGGTGCGATCCTCCCTTTGTTGTTTGACAGAATGAAATTGGATCCAGCCTTAATGTCCTCCCCTTTCATTACAACCGTCACTGATATTGCTGGTGTATTTATTTATCTCAGTACAGCACAATGGCTGTTAAACTCATCATTAACCTAAATTCACTAGGTATTTATTCTCATTTTTGTAAAAATGTGGATTTTTTTGTTTAACTTTACATTTCTTAATGGTATTGTTTACAAAACATCATTCAACTTTCATGTCTTCTGAAACAATAAGTGAAAATAAACTAGCGTCAATTGCTAGTATAAAAGCAAGTAATGATGTAGATCTTGTACGGTCATACTTAAGGGATATAGGAAGAGTTCCATTACTATCTCATGAGCAAGAAATTACTCTAGGTAGACAAGTTCAAGAGTACATGGAAGTTGAAAGAGCTGAATTAGAGATTATTGAATTAACAGGAGATAAGCCTAGTATTGACGAATTATCGACCAAATTAAATTTAACTTCCTCCATTATAAAAAAAAGGTTGAGAGCTGGACAGAGAGCTAAGGAAAGAATGGTGGCAGCGAATTTAAGATTGGTAGTAAGCGTTGCAAAAAAATATACAAAAAGAAATATGGAACTTTTAGATTTAATTCAGGAAGGGACTATAGGATTAGTTAGAGGAGTTGAAAAATTTGATCCAGCCAGAGGTTATAAGTTTTCAACATATGCATACTGGTGGATTAGACAAGGTATTACAAGAGCAATAGCTGAAAAAAGTCGAGCGATAAGGCTACCAATTCACATAACTGAAATGTTGAATAAGTTAAAAAAAGGTCAAAGAGAGCTCAGCCAAGAAATGTCTAGAACGCCAACTGTAAGTGAACTTGCAAAATACGTAGAGCTTCCAGAAGATGACGTTAAAGATTTGATGTGCAAAGCTGGACAGCCAGTAAGTCTTGAAACCAAAGTTGGTGATGGTGAAGATACTGTTTTATTAGATTTACTTGCAGGGGGTGAAGATTTGCCAGACGAACAAATAGAGATGGATTGTATGAGAGGTGATCTGCATTCTCTTTTACATCAATTGCCCGATCTGCAATGTAGAGTTTTAAGAATGAGATACGGAATGGATGGTGATGAGCCAATGTCTCTTACAGGAATTGGAAGGGTTCTAGGAATAAGTAGGGATCGAGTAAGAAACCTAGAAAGAGATGGATTAAGAGGCTTGAGAAGACTTAGTGACAATGTAGAAGCTTATTTTGTTTCTTGAATAAATTCATTTATTAACTTATTTGTTTGTTCAGGTTCTTCATCATGAGGACAATGTCCAGCGCCATTAATAATATCTAATCTTTTGATATTCCTAAATTGTTTCTTCCACTCTCTTGCTTCATTTAAAGATTCCCAAGGATCGTCCTCACCCCATATCAATTGGATTGGAGAATCAACTTTATCGAAAAGGTCAGTAGCAAGATAGTCATCAAATAAGTTAATAAAACCACGAAAAGCTTCTTTAGAATTTTTCCTCTGAGAGGGTTTATAAAGTATGTCAATTAATTCTTTATCGATATTTTTTCCTGAAGGGTAAGCTTGTTCAAGTATTTTCTTTATAGTTTTTGGATTGGCGGCTCTTGTAAAAAGTGTATTACTAATCACCCTTTGTCTGACTATTGTTTTAAGGACGGGTCTTAGTAGATTCATTAAAATATTACTTTTTTTTAAACGTTTATCATCCATAGTTCTTTGTGCACAATCTATCAAAATGATACCTTTGCAATTATCTTTGAGGCTTTCAGCAGCTTTCAATGCAATAACACCACCAATTGAATTTCCTACCAAGTAAACAGGAGATTTTATTACCTCTGCACAAAATGTTGAAATTTGGTTAGCCCATAAGTCAAATGAATATTTAATTGAATTTTCTTTTTCAGGTTCGTAATTTAATAAAGCACTAGGCTGACTACTTTTTCCAAATCCTAATAAGTCAATTGCGTAGCAGTTAGAAAATTTACCAAGAAAATCTTGATTATGTCTCCAGTGGTTTTTTGATGCACCAAATCCATGCACTAATAAAATTTGAATATTTTTTTCAGAAGAATATTCTTTGGATAAAGACCAAGAAATTTCCCAATTTTTCCACTTCCAAGTTTCAGATTTATTTAAAGACACTATGTATACCCATTTAATTAAACTTTAATTCAAAAAAAAATTATTCGTTTTTAGTAAATTATTCTTAGTTAAGAAAAAGCTTTCATTTTATGAAAAAGAAAAAGGTCATATGTATTGGAGAGGCTTTAATAGACAGAATCAGAAATAAGTCAAATAAAGGTTTTACAGATTTTTTGGGTGGTGCGCCTGCTAATGTTGCTTGTGCATTAAGAAAATTAAAAATAGATTCAACATTTATAGGAAGTTTGGGTAATGATGATTATGGAAAAAAATTTATTGCGCAATTTGATCAATTGGGCGTTAATTTTGATTTCTTGCAATTAGATAATGATTCATCTACCCGCGTGGTTAATGTAGATAGAGATAAATTTGGAGATCGTTTTTTTTCAGGCTTTGAGAACAGTTCTAATTCACGCTTTGCAGACGAAGTTCTTAGCAAGAAATTAATTGAAAAAAAAATTTCAAATTTGGAGAAATCTTTTTTAGAAACAAAATATTTGGTTATGGGAACGATATTATTATCATCTCCAATGTCAGCAGAGACTATTTTTTTTCTTCTAGAACAGGCTAAAAAATTTGAAGTCAAAATAGTTATTGATTTGAATTGGAGAGAGGTCTTTTGGGATCACTCAAGTTTTTCATCAGAAATTAGTAAAGCCGAAAGAGTAAATTTAATCAAGAAATTTTTAAATCATGCGAATGTTTTAAAACTTGCTAAAGAAGAAGCAACTTTGTTTTTTGAGGATAAAAATCCCTTGTTAATATCTCAACAGTTGTCTAATAGACCAGATGTAATAATAACTGATGGAAAAAATCCCGTTGAATGGTATATCAATGGATTGCAGGGAATTACTGAAACTCTTAATTCACAGAAAATTGTTGATACAACTGGCGCAGGTGATGCTTTTCTAGCAGGCTTAATTTCAAAATTAATTTCTTCTGGCTATCCTTCAAATGAACAAGATATTGAAGATTGCATTAAGTTCGCAGGTGTTTGTGGATTATTAACTTGTCTTGGTGAAGGCGCCATTGAGCAACAGCCATATTATGAAAAGGTTAATAAATTTTTGGGATCTCTTATTTCGTAGTTTCTTCCATAATCTTTTGCGTAACTAATTTCTATTTTCCAGAAATTATCAATAACTGGTTCTATTAATTCTGGCCATTCAATAACTAAAATAGCTTGTCTTTGTATTGCCTCTTCTTCTTCAGAAAAAAATACTTCTTTTGCTGAAGAAACATTTCCTAACCTGTATAAATCAAGATGAATTAGTGGAATTTTCCCGGAGTTATAGTGATGCGATAAAGCAAATGTAGGGCTTGTAATGTCTTCAGAGATTGATAAGCCTTTAGCAATCCCTTGTACGAATGAAGTTTTCCCAGCCCCAATTGGACCCTGTAATAAAACAATTGATTGGGGATTTAATTTGTGTGAAAGTTTTTTCCCTAAATTTAAAGTTTCTTTTAAATTCTCAATAAACACAAAATTACACAAAAATCATTTATAGTTTAATAGAAAAAGTATTACTAGATATGATTATCGCGAATTCAGTCAGTACCACTACACCAAATTATGTAATTGCCGACATATCCTTATCAGATTTTGGCCGTAAAGAAATTAAAATTGCTGAAACGGAAATGCCTGGATTAATGGCACTTAGAGATAAATATCAATCAGAAAAGCCACTCAAAGGTGCAAAAATAGCTGGAAGTTTACATATGACTATTCAGACTGCAGTCTTAATAGAAACTCTTGTTGATCTTGGGGCAGAAGTGAAATGGGCTTCATGCAATATTTTTTCAACTCAAGATCATGCGGCGGCGGCTATTGCAGATAAAGGAATTCCTGTATATGCAAAAAAAGGTGAGACACTTGATGAATATTGGCAATATACCCACTACATTCTCGATTGGGGTTCAGACTCTCCAAATATGATTCTTGATGATGGTGGGGATGCAACTGGTCTATTGATACTCGGCAGTAAAGCAGAAATAGATTTGTCTGTTTTAGATAATCCCGGTAATGAAGAAGAAATTGCTTTATTCAATTCTATTAAGTCTAAATTAGAAAATGATAGTGACTTCTATTCTAGAATTAAAAGTAATATCATTGGTGTCACTGAAGAAACGACAACTGGAGTTGCAAGACTTTATCAACTGCAAAAGCAAAATGCTTTACCTTTCCCTGCTATCAATGTTAATGATTCAGTGACTAAGAGCAAATTTGATAATTTATATGGCTGTCGCGAATCTTTAGTAGATAGTATAAAGCGCGCAACTGATGTGATGATTGCTGGGAAGGTTGCTTTGGTAATGGGTTTTGGAGATGTAGGTAAAGGTTCAGCTCAGTCACTAAGAGGACTTGGTGCAATTGTAAAAGTTGCTGAAGTTGATCCAATTTGTGCTCTTCAAGCAGCAATGGAGGGTTTTAGTGTTGTTACGTTAGACGATGTTGTGGAAGATATAGATATCTTTGTTACAGCAACTGGGAACTATCAGGTAATTACAAACGAACATCTCGTCAAGATGAAAGATGAGGCCATAGTTTGTAATATTGGTCATTTTGATAATGAAATTGATGTGGCTTCATTGAAAGATTATCCATGGGAAAATATTAAGCCGCAGGTTGATCACATAACTTTACCAAGTGGCAATAAAATAATTCTTTTAGCCGAAGGTAGATTAGTTAACTTAGGCTGTGCCACTGGACATCCAAGTTTTGTTATGAGTAATTCTTTTACTAATCAAGTATTAGCTCAAATCGAACTTTTCAATAAGTCAGAAAAATATGCTAAGGAGGTTTATGTTTTACCAAAGCATTTAGATGAAATGGTAGCAAGATTACATCTTGATAAAATTGGTGCAAAATTAACAAAATTAACTAAGGAACAAGCTGATTATATTAATGTCTCTGTAGAAGGACCTTACAAACCAGAGCTTTATAGATATTAAGTTTGAGTTTAATTTTTGTAAATTTTCTTACTTCAATTCCCGACTATATTAGTTTGGCTGTTGAGAAGAATTCAACAATTGCATACCTCACTATTTGTTTGGCTATGTTTTTGGAAAACATAATACCTCCAATTCCTTCGGAAATAATAATGCCACTGGGAGGTTTTTTTGTGTATCAACAAAAATTAAATTTCTATATTTTAGTTTTTTGGGGATTACTTGGAACTATTTTAGGATCATTGCCTTGGTACTATTTAGGTAGATTAGTAAATGAAAAAAGACTTTCAAATTTTCTAGATAAAAAAGGAAAATATTTGGGTATTTCTTCTAGTGATTTAAGTAAAAGTAAAAGGTGGTTTGATAAATACGGTGTTTCTTTAGTTTTTTGGGGCAGATTAGTACCAGGTATACGAACTTTAATCTCAGTTCCTGCTGGCATAGAACTTATGCCATTAAGAAAATTTTTGCTTTGGACTACGTTTGGGAGCCTGATATGGGTAGCCCTTCTAACATATTCGGGTTATTTATTTGGTGAAAATTATCCAATCATTCAAACTTATTTAGATCAAATCAAATATTTTGTAAAGCCAATTTTAATTTTAATTTTCTTATACTTCTTTATAAGAATACTTATTAGATTTCTTAAAAAAAATAGAGCTTAAAAAGGAATTTCACTTGAGTTATTGCTGTTGGAATACTGGTTATTATCAGAATCCTTTCGTGAGCCTAGTAAGTTTAATTTATCTACCCTAACAACTGGTTTATATCTATCTTCGCCAGTATTTTTATCTTTCCAACTATCAATTTTAAAGCTTCCTGTAATTCCTATTAATGATCCTTTTTTCACATAATCTGCGGCTATTTGTGCTTGCTTGCCCCATATTTCTAAATTAAACCAATCTGGCTCTTCATCTCTGCTTCTTCGGTTAACTGCAATTGTGAAATTTGCTACGATACTTCCTGATTCAAAATATCTGACATCTGGTTCTCTTCCTGCTCTGCCAACAAGATTAATAGTGTTAATTTGCATAATTTTTTTTTTTTTAATACTACTCTTATTTCCAGGTTCTGCTCAAAGTTTTACGTGCTATTCATAACTAAACAACAGAATTCCGAGAGCTTATCAAAAAATAGATATATTATTTAAAAAAAGAAATTCTTATTGTGATTTTTAACAGATTTAAATTTTCTCGAGATATTGGCATAGATTTGGGAACCGCCAATACTCTTATACATGTATCAGGAAAAGGCGTTGTTTTACAGGAGCCTTCTGTGGTAGCTATGGATTTAGAAGAAGGGATTCCATTAGCTGTTGGTAAAGAAGCAAAGTTAATGCTTGGAAGGACCCCTGGGAATATAAGAGCTGTAAGACCACTAAGAGATGGGGTTATCGCAGATTTTGATGCTGCAGAACAAATGATAAAAACATTTATTCAAAAATGTAATGAAGGCAAGGGGATTGTAGCGCCAAGAATAGTGATTGGTATCCCAAGTGGAGTTACTAGTGTTGAACGAAGAGCAGTAAGAGAAGCTGGATTAGCGGGAGCTAGAGAAGTTCATTTAATTGATGAACCTGTCGCAGCAGCAATAGGAGCATCACTACCAGTAACTGAGCCAATTGGAACAATGATTGTTGATATTGGTGGAGGTACTACTGAGGTTGCAGTATTAAGTTTAGGAGGAACTGTTTTGAGTGAATCTGTTCGAATAGCAGGCGATGAAATAAATGAGTCAATAGCTCTCTATCTTAAAAAAGTTCATAATTTAGTAGTTGGAGAGAGAACAGCAGAAGATATCAAGATTAAAATTGGATCTGCATTTCCTGATGATGATTTTGATAAAACTACTTTAGAGGTTAGAGGTTTACATCTTTTATCTGGTCTACCTAGGTCAGTCACTTTGACATCAGGAGAAATCAGAGAAGCCATGGCTGAAACACTTAGTAAAATAGTTGAAGCCGTAAAAAGAACTTTAGAGCGAACCCCTCCTGAACTTGCTGCAGACATAGTTGATAGGGGGATTATGCTTGCCGGAGGTGGAGCTTTAGTTAGAGGTATTAATGATTTATTGAGCGATGAAACAGGAATTTTTACTCACATAGCAGAAAACCCACTGCTTTGCGTAGTGAATGGTTGTGGAGAGGTGTTGGATGATTTTAAAAAACTTAAAAGAGTTGTTGACACTCCAGAATTTATAAGAAATGCCATAAGAGATTAATGTTATGTTAAATGTTCGACGAATTTCTACTAGTCGTTGGTGGCATAAAAAGAAAAATTGGCTATTTTTTGCGATTTTTTTATTTTTGGTTTTTGTAAGAATATCAAAAGGAGCTTTTTATAAAGATTTTTATTATTTTATTTCAAAACCTTTTTGGCCTGATCCAAATCAAAAAGAAATTGTTTTTGAGAGTATTAACCAAGAATATTTAATAAAGTTAAATCTTCTTAGAAAAGATAATACAAGATTGCGACAGATCTTATCTCTTCAAGAATCATCTAATGATGAATATATTTCAGCTGCTGTTATTTCGAGAAAAACAGGTAGTTGGTGGAGACAAATCATTTTAAACAAAGGTTCAAAGGATGGAGTAGAAATTGGTGATATTGTGATTGGTCCAGGTGGATTATTAGGAAGAGTAAAAAATACTTCTTTATTCACTTCGTCGGTAACTTTAATAACTTCTTCAGAAAGTAAGTTAGGTGTTTGGGTGGATAGAATTCAAATCAATGGATTACTAGTCGGTTTAGGAGATGATTACCCTAGCCTAATACTTTATTCAAAAGATACTGATATTAAAGTCGGAGATTTTGTATCATCATCTCCTGCTAGTACGTTATTACCTCCAAATATCCCTATTGGTATTGTCCAATCTATAGATGAGACATTGCAATCAAAAAAAACGGCAAAAATTTCACTTTTAGCAAAACCTCATGTAATTGATTGGGTTCAAATTTTGAAAGTAAATATTTAATGAATAAATTTTTTACAAAAAAATTATCCATAATAAGCTTTATTTTTATCCCAATTATTTTTTTGTGGCACCCTAATTGGCTTGGATTTTTAGGTGTTCAGCCATATTGGCCATTATTTTGGTTATTGCCTTGGTCAATGATTAATGGATCAATCAATGGATTAATATTTGGTTTGTTTTTAGGTCTCATCTTAGATTCTCTAACTTTAAATGAAAGTTTTACTCAAATACCAGGCTTAATTTTTTGTGGGTTTTTGTTTGGGAGAATTAAATTACATAGTGATATTTTGTTGGGACATTTTAGGTATGGTTTAATTTGTTCTTTTGGAAGTTTTTTATGTGGGACTTTTTATTTTTTACAAATTTTGTTTAGAAATTATTCAGATATTAATTCTTTAATTTTGATTCCCAGTGTTAGAAATATCTTAGCTGAAGTTTTTTTGACAGGTTTTTTTGCTCCCTTTATTTGCTCCCAACTTTTAAGAATGTTTAAATTTTCAAAAAGAAAAAAAATAGTAATAAATTTTGCTGAGAGGTAAAAGTGTTTGAAAAATTTATACACCTTAAGATCATTTAAAATGTTTGTAAACCTTAGGAATATCTCTTTGAGGGTTCGTAATGTTATATTTTTAATTGTTAGAATAAATATTCAATGCAATAGTTCTTTGCTTTGAAATATCGAGAAATCTTTTTTAACTATGTCAAAAGCAAGAATCTTAGTTGTTGATGATGAACCAGCAGTTTTGAAGGTATTAGTTACAAGGCTTCAACTGGCAGGATATCAAGTTTATTCAGCCACTAACGGCGAAGAAGCTCTAGAGTCTTTTCAAAGGGATTCTCCTGATTTGATTGTTCTTGATGTTATGCTTCCAAAAATGGATGGGTTTGCTGTTTGTAGAAGAATTAGAGCTGAATCAGTAGTTCCAATAATATTTTTAACAGCTCTAGAGGCTATTTCAGAAAGAGTTGCGGGTTTGGATTTAGGGGCTGATGATTACTTATCTAAACCTTTTAGCCCAAAAGAGTTAGAGGCTAGAATAGCTACCATTTTGAGAAGAATGGGCCCAACAGTATCGGTTACGGAAACTAAAGAAGTTCCATCGGGTAAAGGAGTTATGAAATTTGGAAGTTTAGTTGTTGATACTAATCGCAGACAAGTTTCTCGAGCTGGAGATAGAATTAGTCTTACTTATACTGAATTTAGCCTTCTAGAATTATTGTTTGACGAGCCTGGAAAGGTTGTCCCGAGAGCAGAAATTTTAGAACAATTATGGGGTTATCCTCCTCGTAGAGCAGCAGATTTAAGGGTTGTAGATGTATACGTAGCTAGATTAAGAGGTAAGTTAGAACCAGATCCAAGAAATCCAGAATTAATCTTAACTGTTAGAGGGATTGGTTACGCATCCC
Coding sequences within it:
- a CDS encoding carbohydrate kinase family protein, whose product is MKKKKVICIGEALIDRIRNKSNKGFTDFLGGAPANVACALRKLKIDSTFIGSLGNDDYGKKFIAQFDQLGVNFDFLQLDNDSSTRVVNVDRDKFGDRFFSGFENSSNSRFADEVLSKKLIEKKISNLEKSFLETKYLVMGTILLSSPMSAETIFFLLEQAKKFEVKIVIDLNWREVFWDHSSFSSEISKAERVNLIKKFLNHANVLKLAKEEATLFFEDKNPLLISQQLSNRPDVIITDGKNPVEWYINGLQGITETLNSQKIVDTTGAGDAFLAGLISKLISSGYPSNEQDIEDCIKFAGVCGLLTCLGEGAIEQQPYYEKVNKFLGSLIS
- the rpaB gene encoding response regulator transcription factor RpaB is translated as MSKARILVVDDEPAVLKVLVTRLQLAGYQVYSATNGEEALESFQRDSPDLIVLDVMLPKMDGFAVCRRIRAESVVPIIFLTALEAISERVAGLDLGADDYLSKPFSPKELEARIATILRRMGPTVSVTETKEVPSGKGVMKFGSLVVDTNRRQVSRAGDRISLTYTEFSLLELLFDEPGKVVPRAEILEQLWGYPPRRAADLRVVDVYVARLRGKLEPDPRNPELILTVRGIGYASQRVGETATSLAS
- the mgtE gene encoding magnesium transporter, with protein sequence MNENNLETVTSLSSDLSTREKITIQLEELLIAGNYDEAKLLLEPSQPVDIADAIGSLPLILQALAFRLLKKNEAIEVYEYLDPIVQQTLLERLRSGEVLEIVEKMSPDDRVQLFDELPAKVVRKFLSALSPGERKVTAELLGYEPETAGRLMTTEFIDLKEMQTAADALSLVRKRAPFTETIYSLYVTDKERHLTGILSLRDLVTADPSKPIGEVMTRDVVNISTNTNQEEVARAIQRYDFLALPVVDKEKRLVGIVTVDDLIDVIEQEATRDIYAAGAVQPGDEDDYFQSSLFTIARRRILWLLILVFANGLTTKVIAMNDQILKEIVLLAAFIPLLIGTGGNVGAQSSTVVIRGLSTQKLKSLGAIKAVVKEAITGALLGVFMMLVVFPFAWWQGEGPLIASAVGISLISITTLAATTGAILPLLFDRMKLDPALMSSPFITTVTDIAGVFIYLSTAQWLLNSSLT
- a CDS encoding single-stranded DNA-binding protein — translated: MQINTINLVGRAGREPDVRYFESGSIVANFTIAVNRRSRDEEPDWFNLEIWGKQAQIAADYVKKGSLIGITGSFKIDSWKDKNTGEDRYKPVVRVDKLNLLGSRKDSDNNQYSNSNNSSEIPF
- the mreC gene encoding rod shape-determining protein MreC → MLNVRRISTSRWWHKKKNWLFFAIFLFLVFVRISKGAFYKDFYYFISKPFWPDPNQKEIVFESINQEYLIKLNLLRKDNTRLRQILSLQESSNDEYISAAVISRKTGSWWRQIILNKGSKDGVEIGDIVIGPGGLLGRVKNTSLFTSSVTLITSSESKLGVWVDRIQINGLLVGLGDDYPSLILYSKDTDIKVGDFVSSSPASTLLPPNIPIGIVQSIDETLQSKKTAKISLLAKPHVIDWVQILKVNI
- a CDS encoding DedA family protein, which gives rise to MSLIFVNFLTSIPDYISLAVEKNSTIAYLTICLAMFLENIIPPIPSEIIMPLGGFFVYQQKLNFYILVFWGLLGTILGSLPWYYLGRLVNEKRLSNFLDKKGKYLGISSSDLSKSKRWFDKYGVSLVFWGRLVPGIRTLISVPAGIELMPLRKFLLWTTFGSLIWVALLTYSGYLFGENYPIIQTYLDQIKYFVKPILILIFLYFFIRILIRFLKKNRA
- the ahcY gene encoding adenosylhomocysteinase — encoded protein: MIIANSVSTTTPNYVIADISLSDFGRKEIKIAETEMPGLMALRDKYQSEKPLKGAKIAGSLHMTIQTAVLIETLVDLGAEVKWASCNIFSTQDHAAAAIADKGIPVYAKKGETLDEYWQYTHYILDWGSDSPNMILDDGGDATGLLILGSKAEIDLSVLDNPGNEEEIALFNSIKSKLENDSDFYSRIKSNIIGVTEETTTGVARLYQLQKQNALPFPAINVNDSVTKSKFDNLYGCRESLVDSIKRATDVMIAGKVALVMGFGDVGKGSAQSLRGLGAIVKVAEVDPICALQAAMEGFSVVTLDDVVEDIDIFVTATGNYQVITNEHLVKMKDEAIVCNIGHFDNEIDVASLKDYPWENIKPQVDHITLPSGNKIILLAEGRLVNLGCATGHPSFVMSNSFTNQVLAQIELFNKSEKYAKEVYVLPKHLDEMVARLHLDKIGAKLTKLTKEQADYINVSVEGPYKPELYRY
- a CDS encoding alpha/beta fold hydrolase, whose amino-acid sequence is MSLNKSETWKWKNWEISWSLSKEYSSEKNIQILLVHGFGASKNHWRHNQDFLGKFSNCYAIDLLGFGKSSQPSALLNYEPEKENSIKYSFDLWANQISTFCAEVIKSPVYLVGNSIGGVIALKAAESLKDNCKGIILIDCAQRTMDDKRLKKSNILMNLLRPVLKTIVRQRVISNTLFTRAANPKTIKKILEQAYPSGKNIDKELIDILYKPSQRKNSKEAFRGFINLFDDYLATDLFDKVDSPIQLIWGEDDPWESLNEAREWKKQFRNIKRLDIINGAGHCPHDEEPEQTNKLINEFIQETK
- a CDS encoding RpoD/SigA family RNA polymerase sigma factor; protein product: MSSETISENKLASIASIKASNDVDLVRSYLRDIGRVPLLSHEQEITLGRQVQEYMEVERAELEIIELTGDKPSIDELSTKLNLTSSIIKKRLRAGQRAKERMVAANLRLVVSVAKKYTKRNMELLDLIQEGTIGLVRGVEKFDPARGYKFSTYAYWWIRQGITRAIAEKSRAIRLPIHITEMLNKLKKGQRELSQEMSRTPTVSELAKYVELPEDDVKDLMCKAGQPVSLETKVGDGEDTVLLDLLAGGEDLPDEQIEMDCMRGDLHSLLHQLPDLQCRVLRMRYGMDGDEPMSLTGIGRVLGISRDRVRNLERDGLRGLRRLSDNVEAYFVS
- a CDS encoding rod shape-determining protein — protein: MIFNRFKFSRDIGIDLGTANTLIHVSGKGVVLQEPSVVAMDLEEGIPLAVGKEAKLMLGRTPGNIRAVRPLRDGVIADFDAAEQMIKTFIQKCNEGKGIVAPRIVIGIPSGVTSVERRAVREAGLAGAREVHLIDEPVAAAIGASLPVTEPIGTMIVDIGGGTTEVAVLSLGGTVLSESVRIAGDEINESIALYLKKVHNLVVGERTAEDIKIKIGSAFPDDDFDKTTLEVRGLHLLSGLPRSVTLTSGEIREAMAETLSKIVEAVKRTLERTPPELAADIVDRGIMLAGGGALVRGINDLLSDETGIFTHIAENPLLCVVNGCGEVLDDFKKLKRVVDTPEFIRNAIRD
- the tsaE gene encoding tRNA (adenosine(37)-N6)-threonylcarbamoyltransferase complex ATPase subunit type 1 TsaE encodes the protein MFIENLKETLNLGKKLSHKLNPQSIVLLQGPIGAGKTSFVQGIAKGLSISEDITSPTFALSHHYNSGKIPLIHLDLYRLGNVSSAKEVFFSEEEEAIQRQAILVIEWPELIEPVIDNFWKIEISYAKDYGRNYEIRDPKNLLTFS